From Gimesia panareensis, the proteins below share one genomic window:
- a CDS encoding ATP:cob(I)alamin adenosyltransferase, with protein sequence MGARGKVHLNMIVTKTGDAGETYLNDGSRVAKASPRIRALAAIEQIAVKLGYFIFACDQDVLHLPLSEDVTCQLNLTELAHSFQQEMYDLGSDVSTPFKEGETEGRFPLKKAEEITALIGELMPILEPLDSFILPQGSLRVLISHDIRTMIREAELIVWEIEDPVNPAVCQYLNRLSDFWFVFSRILQYEEQRSDEIEIKLWEPHQQHSRGISIRKA encoded by the coding sequence ATGGGGGCGCGCGGTAAAGTGCATCTGAATATGATCGTCACCAAAACCGGGGACGCGGGCGAAACGTATCTCAACGACGGCTCGCGGGTGGCCAAGGCATCACCCCGCATCCGGGCGCTGGCAGCGATCGAACAGATCGCGGTCAAACTGGGTTATTTTATCTTTGCCTGCGATCAGGATGTGCTGCATCTCCCTCTGTCCGAGGATGTGACCTGCCAGTTGAATCTGACCGAGCTGGCGCACTCCTTTCAGCAGGAGATGTACGATCTGGGATCTGACGTGAGCACCCCCTTCAAGGAAGGCGAGACCGAGGGCCGGTTTCCACTGAAGAAAGCGGAAGAGATCACCGCGCTGATTGGTGAGCTGATGCCGATCCTGGAGCCGCTGGATTCGTTCATCCTGCCACAGGGAAGCCTGCGGGTTCTGATTTCGCACGACATTCGCACCATGATCCGCGAAGCGGAACTGATCGTCTGGGAGATTGAAGATCCGGTGAACCCGGCCGTGTGTCAGTATCTGAACCGGCTCTCCGATTTCTGGTTTGTCTTCAGCAGGATTCTGCAGTACGAAGAACAGCGTTCTGACGAGATTGAAATCAAACTCTGGGAACCGCACCAGCAGCATTCGCGCGGTATCTCAATCCGCAAAGCGTAG
- the metH gene encoding methionine synthase produces the protein MSDRAARIEALYAAVQKRILILDGAMGTMIQNHKLKEADYRGKRFADYHMDIAGNNDLLSLTQPEIIRGIHREYLEAGADIIEANTFNATRLSQSDYEMEDLVYELNYESAKLAREVADEFTTANPEKPRWVAGILGPTSRTCSISPDVNDPGARNVTYDELVENYLESIDGLVKGGTDLLLIETIFDTLNAKAAVFAVRTYFQRENIELPIMISGTITDASGRTLSGQTTEAFWNSLAHARPFSIGLNCALGAQELRQYVKELSRVSDTYVSAHPNAGLPNEFGEYDQSASEMAVIVEEFADSGFLNILGGCCGTTPAHIKAIAQAMEGKQPRQIPEIEPALRLSGLEPLNITKDSLFVNVGERCNVTGSARFKRLIKESDYDTALEVALQQVQNGADIMDVNMDEGMLDAVAAMTSFLNLVATEPEIARVPVMVDSSKWDVIEAGLKCIQGKPIVNSISLKEGEAEFLEKARLCQLYGAAVVIMAFDEDGQADTKQRKIEICERSYRLLLDKLDFAPQDIIFDPNIFAVATGIEEHNNYAVDFIEATAWIHENLPHVSISGGVSNVSFSFRGNNPVREAIHSVFLYHAIRAGMNMGIVNASQLAVYDDLPAELKDKVEDVILNRTPDGTEALLAIAEKYRGDGKTGGTTTEDLSWRELPVTKRIEHALVKGISTYIIEDAEAARQELPRPLDVIEGPLMDGMNVVGDLFGAGKMFLPQVVKSARVMKQAVAYLQPFIEEEKTEASKPNGRILMATVKGDVHDIGKNIVGVVLQCNNFEVIDLGVMVPCETILQTAREKECDIIGLSGLITPSLDEMVTVACEMERLEMNLPLLIGGATTSKAHTAVKIEPQYKRNQVVYVPDASRAVGVATSLLSDEQHEKYVQKIKAEYVEVRDRVANRKPQGAPVPYEDAVKQGLQIDWETYTPPAPGFTGTQVLDNYPLEDLVKYIDWTPFFLSWDLVGKYPKILEDDVIGEAARDLFDNAQTMLQKIIDEKLLTARAVIGFWPANRVNGDDIEVYDNVDREHTVARLHHIRQQIRKRGQEEAPLMSLADFVAPKDSGKIDYIGGFVVTAGIGAEELARKYQEDHDDYNSIMVKALADRLAEAFAEHLHERVRKEFWGYSPSETFDNESLIKEQYTGIRPAPGYPACPDHTEKDTLFKMLNATSEIGVTLTDHFAMSPAAAVSGWYLSYPESRYFHIGKIDKDQLESLAARKQMSLEELTRWLRPVLLDENGK, from the coding sequence ATGTCCGACCGTGCCGCTCGAATCGAAGCCCTCTACGCTGCTGTCCAGAAACGGATTCTGATTCTGGACGGGGCCATGGGGACGATGATCCAGAACCATAAACTCAAGGAAGCCGATTATCGGGGCAAACGGTTCGCTGACTACCATATGGACATCGCCGGCAACAACGACCTCCTGTCGTTGACACAGCCCGAGATTATCCGCGGGATTCATCGTGAATATCTCGAAGCCGGTGCGGACATCATCGAGGCCAATACCTTTAACGCGACCCGACTCTCCCAGAGTGATTACGAGATGGAGGATCTGGTCTATGAGCTGAACTACGAGTCGGCAAAACTGGCCCGTGAAGTGGCCGACGAATTCACGACCGCCAATCCGGAGAAACCCCGCTGGGTTGCTGGTATCCTGGGCCCCACGAGTCGAACCTGCTCGATCTCTCCCGATGTGAATGATCCGGGAGCGCGCAATGTGACCTACGATGAGCTGGTCGAAAACTACCTGGAATCGATCGATGGCCTGGTCAAGGGGGGGACCGATCTCCTGCTGATCGAAACCATCTTTGATACCCTGAATGCCAAGGCAGCCGTATTTGCAGTCCGCACCTACTTCCAGCGGGAAAATATCGAACTCCCCATCATGATCTCCGGGACGATTACCGATGCCTCGGGGCGCACCCTGTCGGGGCAGACTACGGAAGCCTTCTGGAACTCGCTGGCTCACGCCCGACCTTTCTCAATCGGCCTGAACTGCGCCCTGGGGGCACAGGAACTCCGCCAGTATGTGAAAGAGCTCTCGCGTGTCTCTGATACTTACGTTTCGGCTCACCCCAATGCCGGCCTGCCTAACGAATTCGGGGAATACGATCAGAGTGCCTCCGAGATGGCTGTTATCGTTGAAGAGTTCGCTGACAGCGGGTTTTTAAATATTCTGGGTGGCTGTTGTGGTACGACTCCGGCCCACATCAAAGCCATCGCCCAGGCCATGGAAGGCAAACAGCCGCGACAGATCCCGGAAATCGAACCGGCATTGCGGCTCTCCGGACTGGAACCGCTCAACATCACCAAAGACAGTCTGTTCGTGAATGTAGGCGAACGCTGTAACGTCACCGGTTCGGCCCGGTTTAAGAGGTTGATTAAGGAATCCGATTACGATACAGCTCTCGAAGTCGCCCTGCAGCAGGTCCAGAACGGGGCCGACATCATGGATGTCAACATGGACGAGGGCATGCTCGATGCCGTCGCCGCGATGACTTCGTTCCTGAATCTGGTTGCGACCGAACCCGAAATCGCCCGCGTGCCCGTGATGGTCGACTCGTCGAAATGGGACGTCATCGAAGCCGGCCTGAAATGCATCCAGGGGAAACCGATCGTGAACTCGATCAGTCTGAAGGAGGGGGAAGCGGAGTTTCTGGAGAAGGCCCGCCTCTGCCAGCTCTACGGGGCTGCCGTGGTCATCATGGCGTTCGACGAAGACGGGCAGGCCGATACGAAACAGCGCAAGATAGAAATCTGCGAACGCTCTTATCGATTGCTTCTGGACAAGCTCGACTTCGCCCCGCAGGACATTATTTTCGATCCGAACATCTTCGCCGTCGCCACCGGGATCGAAGAACATAATAATTATGCCGTCGATTTCATCGAAGCGACCGCCTGGATTCACGAAAATCTGCCGCACGTGAGCATCTCCGGGGGCGTCTCGAATGTCTCCTTCTCTTTCCGCGGCAATAATCCTGTCCGCGAAGCCATTCACTCGGTCTTCCTGTATCATGCGATTCGTGCCGGCATGAATATGGGAATTGTGAATGCCAGCCAGCTGGCCGTTTACGACGATCTGCCCGCAGAACTTAAGGACAAAGTCGAAGACGTTATCCTTAATCGGACTCCGGATGGAACTGAAGCCCTGCTGGCGATTGCCGAAAAATACCGCGGAGACGGCAAGACCGGTGGCACAACAACCGAAGACCTGTCCTGGCGCGAATTGCCGGTCACCAAACGCATCGAACATGCACTGGTGAAGGGGATCTCCACCTACATCATCGAAGACGCCGAAGCAGCCCGCCAGGAATTGCCCCGTCCACTGGATGTGATCGAAGGTCCGCTGATGGACGGCATGAATGTCGTCGGCGATCTGTTCGGAGCAGGGAAGATGTTTCTGCCGCAGGTTGTGAAATCAGCCCGCGTGATGAAGCAGGCCGTCGCCTATCTGCAACCCTTCATCGAAGAAGAAAAAACAGAAGCCAGCAAGCCCAACGGGCGCATCCTGATGGCGACCGTCAAAGGGGATGTGCACGATATCGGCAAGAACATTGTCGGCGTCGTACTGCAGTGCAACAACTTCGAGGTCATCGATCTTGGCGTGATGGTTCCCTGTGAAACGATCCTGCAGACCGCCCGGGAAAAGGAATGCGACATCATCGGCCTGTCCGGTCTGATCACTCCCTCACTGGATGAAATGGTCACCGTCGCCTGCGAAATGGAACGACTGGAGATGAATCTTCCACTGCTGATCGGCGGAGCGACGACCTCCAAAGCCCATACTGCTGTGAAGATCGAGCCGCAGTACAAGCGGAATCAGGTCGTCTATGTGCCAGACGCCTCCCGTGCAGTCGGCGTGGCAACCTCGCTTCTCTCTGACGAGCAGCACGAAAAGTACGTCCAGAAGATCAAAGCGGAATATGTCGAGGTCCGCGATCGGGTCGCCAACCGCAAACCGCAGGGGGCCCCCGTGCCTTACGAAGATGCTGTCAAGCAGGGGCTACAGATCGACTGGGAGACTTACACTCCACCTGCCCCCGGCTTTACCGGCACTCAGGTTCTTGATAATTACCCGCTGGAAGATCTGGTGAAATACATCGACTGGACTCCCTTCTTCCTCAGCTGGGATCTGGTGGGCAAATACCCGAAAATTCTCGAAGACGACGTGATCGGCGAAGCCGCCCGCGACCTGTTCGATAATGCCCAGACCATGCTGCAGAAAATCATCGACGAAAAGCTGCTCACCGCCCGGGCTGTCATCGGTTTCTGGCCGGCCAACCGCGTCAACGGCGACGATATCGAAGTCTACGATAACGTAGATCGTGAGCACACCGTTGCCCGACTGCATCACATTCGTCAGCAGATCCGTAAACGGGGACAGGAAGAGGCGCCACTCATGTCGCTCGCGGATTTTGTTGCTCCGAAAGACAGCGGAAAAATCGACTATATCGGCGGCTTCGTTGTCACGGCTGGTATTGGGGCCGAAGAACTGGCCCGGAAATATCAGGAAGACCACGACGACTACAACAGCATCATGGTCAAGGCCCTCGCCGACCGTCTGGCCGAAGCCTTCGCCGAACATCTGCATGAACGGGTCCGTAAGGAATTCTGGGGTTATTCACCGTCAGAAACCTTTGATAATGAATCGCTGATCAAGGAACAGTACACGGGCATCCGTCCCGCGCCCGGCTACCCGGCCTGTCCCGACCACACCGAAAAAGACACGCTGTTCAAGATGCTGAATGCGACCTCTGAAATCGGTGTGACGCTGACCGATCATTTCGCGATGTCCCCCGCCGCTGCGGTTTCAGGCTGGTATCTCTCCTATCCGGAATCACGGTACTTCCACATCGGTAAGATCGACAAAGACCAGCTCGAATCACTGGCAGCGCGTAAGCAGATGAGTCTTGAGGAACTCACCCGCTGGCTGCGTCCCGTTCTGCTGGATGAGAACGGCAAATGA